One genomic window of Luteitalea pratensis includes the following:
- a CDS encoding alanyl-tRNA editing protein has product MSNRLYYDDPALLAFDATVRACEPAADRYRLALDRTAFYPTSGGQPHDLGHLQAADRVVSISNVTSDDEEEVWHHVSEAIAPGTHVSGTIDRVRRQDFRQQHSGQHILSAAFDHVLSARTESVHLGVEDCTLDLHREVTADECRRAEDAANGVVWDNRPVSIRYADASDLAHEPRLRKITAREGRVRLIDIAGHDLSACGGTHVSTTGEVGLIAIRGTERFRGGTRVTFLAGRRALESYRALRDTADAAARTLSVAAADVPDALMRLREDLKQEQRRAMEAIERVTVLQAESLASGVDASGLLVAELPAADALALRVSASQLVAVAGRVVALISGSSPHALVIARSADRADVDAGALVRQICAAHGGKGGGRPDLAQAGGVDVTVEALRAVLKT; this is encoded by the coding sequence ATGTCCAACCGCCTCTATTACGACGACCCGGCGCTGCTCGCCTTCGATGCGACGGTGCGCGCGTGCGAACCTGCGGCCGATCGATATCGCCTCGCCCTCGACCGCACGGCGTTCTACCCGACATCCGGTGGCCAGCCACACGACCTTGGGCATCTGCAAGCGGCCGATCGCGTCGTGTCGATCTCCAACGTCACCTCCGATGATGAAGAAGAGGTGTGGCATCACGTCAGCGAGGCAATCGCGCCAGGCACCCACGTCAGTGGCACGATCGACCGCGTGAGGCGGCAGGACTTCCGCCAGCAGCATTCCGGGCAACACATCCTGTCGGCGGCCTTCGATCACGTGCTCTCGGCGCGCACCGAGAGCGTGCATCTCGGCGTCGAGGACTGCACGCTCGACTTGCATCGGGAGGTGACGGCCGACGAATGTCGTCGTGCCGAGGACGCCGCCAACGGCGTCGTGTGGGACAACCGGCCCGTGTCGATCCGGTACGCGGATGCGTCGGACCTCGCGCACGAACCGAGACTGCGCAAAATCACGGCGCGCGAGGGGCGTGTGCGGCTCATCGACATCGCCGGCCACGACCTGTCTGCATGCGGTGGCACGCACGTCTCGACGACGGGGGAAGTCGGGCTGATCGCGATCCGCGGGACGGAGCGCTTCCGCGGCGGCACGCGCGTGACCTTCCTGGCGGGGCGCCGTGCGCTCGAGAGCTATCGTGCCTTGCGCGACACGGCCGACGCGGCTGCGCGTACGTTGTCGGTCGCCGCCGCCGACGTCCCGGATGCACTCATGCGTCTGCGCGAGGACCTGAAGCAGGAGCAGCGCCGGGCGATGGAGGCGATCGAACGTGTCACCGTGCTGCAGGCCGAGTCGCTCGCGAGCGGTGTGGACGCGTCCGGCCTGCTCGTGGCAGAACTTCCGGCCGCCGACGCGCTGGCGCTGCGCGTCTCGGCCTCGCAGCTCGTCGCGGTCGCCGGTCGGGTGGTGGCGTTGATCTCCGGATCCTCACCGCATGCGCTCGTCATCGCCCGCAGTGCCGATCGCGCTGACGTCGATGCCGGAGCGCTCGTCCGGCAGATCTGCGCGGCCCACGGCGGCAAGGGCGGTGGACGCCCCGATCTCGCCCAGGCTGGCGGAGTCGACGTCACCGTGGAGGCGCTGCGCGCTGTCCTCAAGACGTAA
- the queC gene encoding 7-cyano-7-deazaguanine synthase QueC, producing MTTVAPAAILLLSGGLDSYTAGAMARADGFRLFALTVRYGQTHVQEVEAARRAAQALGVERHVELDLDLRDIARSALTGASAVPLDRDVAHEHDIPSTYVPARNTIFLSLALAWAETVGASVIVIGVNALDYSGYPDCRPEYIEAFERMGRLATAAGVGGTALRILAPLQHLSKADIVRRGVDLGLDYSLTHSCYAPTPDGRPCGRCDSCQLRARGFAEAGIPDPALERS from the coding sequence ATGACGACCGTCGCACCCGCCGCCATCCTCCTGCTCAGTGGGGGGCTCGACTCGTACACCGCCGGCGCGATGGCCCGCGCCGACGGGTTCCGCCTGTTCGCCCTCACGGTGCGCTACGGACAGACGCACGTGCAGGAGGTCGAGGCGGCTCGTCGCGCCGCGCAGGCGCTCGGCGTCGAACGTCATGTCGAACTCGACCTCGACCTGCGCGACATCGCGAGGTCGGCGCTCACCGGCGCCAGCGCAGTGCCGCTCGATCGCGATGTCGCCCACGAGCACGACATCCCGAGCACGTATGTGCCGGCCCGCAACACGATCTTCCTGTCGCTCGCGCTCGCCTGGGCCGAGACGGTCGGTGCCTCCGTCATCGTGATTGGCGTCAACGCCCTCGACTACTCCGGCTACCCGGATTGCCGGCCCGAGTACATCGAGGCTTTCGAGCGCATGGGTCGCCTGGCGACGGCCGCCGGCGTCGGCGGCACCGCCCTGCGCATCCTCGCCCCGCTCCAGCACTTGTCGAAGGCCGATATCGTGCGCCGCGGCGTCGATCTCGGCCTCGACTACAGCCTCACGCATTCCTGCTACGCGCCGACACCCGACGGTCGTCCCTGTGGCCGTTGCGACAGTTGCCAGCTTCGCGCGCGGGGGTTTGCGGAGGCCGGCATCCCCGATCCCGCCCTGGAGCGGTCATGA
- the dacB gene encoding D-alanyl-D-alanine carboxypeptidase/D-alanyl-D-alanine-endopeptidase has protein sequence MSARRGRLAAAALCLSIGGGCASSQPPSPTAAPIDKPGGAGSLGADARLGAAFDARFAAADGAALWAVRLERLDSSAVLASRNEDRLVLPASNMKIVTLAAAATRLGWDYRFRTLVHASGSREGHVLHGDLVVVGGADPTIGRGEDPLATFRAWAQRLRAQGLRRVDGDLVGDPSRFGEEWLGDSWSWEDLPAGYAAPYSGLIFNENVVRLRIAPGTGEGAPLAVTATPVAYGLHVNPRGTTARTGQPATVSVTRDLGSSVIDISGALPAGAAPVDRVVSVSDPARYFLGAFRAALAEAGIEVRGNTRVASRPDLASATPLIVHESAPLSEVAQRFMKVSQNLYGEVLLRVLSASTARDASPAEARSVLQESMARMGVPAGSVQGLDGSGLSRRDFVTARAITTLLQVMARPPHRDAFRAALPVAGADGTIASRFKESPCAGRLFAKTGTLSHARALSGYITSASGNEFVFSVIANNFLAPNREIDAVVEGALALVCAS, from the coding sequence ATGAGCGCGCGCCGCGGCCGCCTCGCGGCGGCGGCGCTCTGCCTCTCCATCGGTGGCGGCTGCGCGTCGAGCCAGCCGCCCTCCCCAACAGCCGCTCCGATCGACAAGCCAGGTGGGGCCGGCTCCCTGGGCGCCGACGCGCGGCTCGGTGCGGCGTTCGACGCACGCTTCGCTGCCGCGGACGGCGCCGCGCTCTGGGCGGTGCGTCTCGAACGACTCGACTCCAGCGCCGTGCTTGCCAGCCGCAACGAGGATCGGCTGGTCCTGCCGGCTTCCAACATGAAGATCGTGACGCTCGCGGCGGCCGCAACGCGCCTCGGGTGGGACTACCGGTTCCGCACGCTCGTGCACGCGAGCGGATCGCGTGAGGGGCACGTACTGCACGGTGACCTCGTGGTGGTTGGCGGCGCCGATCCGACCATCGGACGCGGTGAGGACCCATTGGCGACGTTCCGCGCCTGGGCGCAGCGGCTGCGCGCACAGGGCCTGCGCCGCGTGGACGGCGACCTCGTGGGCGATCCGTCGCGCTTCGGCGAGGAGTGGCTCGGCGACTCGTGGAGCTGGGAGGACCTGCCCGCGGGCTACGCGGCTCCCTACTCCGGACTGATCTTCAACGAGAACGTCGTGCGCCTCCGCATCGCACCTGGCACGGGTGAGGGCGCGCCACTTGCCGTCACGGCGACGCCAGTCGCGTACGGATTGCACGTGAATCCGAGGGGAACCACGGCCAGGACCGGCCAGCCCGCCACCGTGAGCGTGACACGCGATCTCGGCAGCTCCGTGATCGACATCAGCGGAGCGCTGCCCGCCGGTGCCGCTCCCGTGGATCGGGTGGTGTCGGTGTCGGACCCGGCACGCTATTTCCTCGGAGCCTTCCGTGCGGCGCTGGCCGAGGCAGGAATCGAGGTCCGCGGCAACACGCGTGTGGCGTCGCGGCCGGACCTCGCGAGTGCGACACCGCTGATCGTGCACGAGTCGGCACCGCTCTCGGAGGTCGCACAGCGGTTCATGAAGGTCAGCCAGAACCTGTACGGCGAGGTGCTGCTGCGGGTGCTGTCGGCGTCCACTGCACGCGACGCGTCGCCGGCGGAAGCCCGATCGGTGTTGCAGGAGTCGATGGCGAGGATGGGAGTGCCGGCCGGCAGCGTGCAGGGGCTCGATGGATCCGGCCTGTCGCGCCGGGACTTCGTGACCGCCCGCGCGATCACGACGCTGCTGCAGGTCATGGCCCGGCCGCCCCACCGGGACGCGTTTCGTGCCGCGCTCCCTGTCGCGGGTGCCGACGGCACGATCGCGAGCCGGTTCAAGGAGAGTCCGTGCGCCGGGCGACTGTTCGCCAAGACGGGAACCCTGTCACACGCGCGTGCCCTGTCGGGATACATCACGTCGGCGTCCGGGAACGAATTCGTGTTCTCGGTGATCGCCAACAACTTCCTCGCCCCGAACCGCGAGATCGACGCGGTCGTCGAAGGCGCGCTCGCGTTGGTCTGCGCGTCGTAG
- a CDS encoding class I SAM-dependent methyltransferase, with translation MTWHLTRALIVAAGISLAAPVLLLGQAGTAHPVSGRIIAGVMGHEGAPWLDRPEREAEERPSRAIQDLKLEPGMVVADFGAGSGYYTERLARAVGPTGRVLAVDLQPEMLQMVGTRAKKLGLTNVELVRSTPDDPHLPPAVVDLILMVDVYHELAAPQRVLRAMKASLSPRGRIAILEFRKEDPKIPIREEHKMSVQQAVQEFGAEGYELDRRVDSLPWQHVLVFKPR, from the coding sequence ATGACTTGGCATCTCACTCGCGCGCTGATTGTCGCTGCCGGTATCTCCCTGGCCGCGCCCGTCCTGTTGCTCGGACAGGCAGGCACGGCGCACCCGGTGTCCGGACGGATCATCGCCGGCGTGATGGGGCACGAAGGCGCCCCGTGGCTGGACCGGCCGGAGCGCGAGGCCGAAGAGCGGCCGAGTCGTGCCATCCAGGACCTGAAGCTCGAACCGGGGATGGTGGTCGCGGACTTTGGCGCGGGATCGGGCTATTACACCGAGCGCCTGGCGCGCGCGGTCGGACCGACGGGCCGGGTCCTTGCCGTGGATCTGCAGCCGGAAATGCTGCAGATGGTCGGGACGCGCGCGAAGAAGCTGGGGCTCACCAACGTCGAACTCGTTCGAAGTACGCCGGACGACCCGCATCTGCCGCCAGCCGTCGTGGACCTGATCCTGATGGTCGACGTCTATCACGAACTCGCCGCCCCGCAACGGGTCCTGCGCGCGATGAAAGCGTCGCTCTCGCCGCGCGGCCGTATCGCCATCCTGGAGTTCCGCAAGGAGGATCCGAAGATCCCCATTCGCGAGGAGCACAAGATGAGCGTGCAGCAGGCCGTGCAGGAGTTCGGCGCCGAGGGCTACGAGCTCGACCGTCGCGTCGACTCGCTGCCGTGGCAGCACGTGCTCGTCTTCAAACCTAGATAG
- a CDS encoding radical SAM protein: protein MSLALTITEIYASIQGESSFAGQPCTFVRLTACDLRCTWCDTVYAFTEGRKQLLDDILAEVRQLGVPLVEITGGEPLLQKNVLPLMQRLLDEAHTVLLETGGHVSIADVPVGVHRIVDVKCPGSGESGRMHWANLDLLTPRDEVKFVIADRDDFEYAREVTATHDLAHRCGAVHFSPAWNRVAPADLAAWILESRLPVRLQLQQHKYIWEPAARRV, encoded by the coding sequence ATGTCCCTCGCCCTGACGATCACCGAGATCTATGCGTCGATTCAGGGTGAGTCGTCGTTTGCCGGGCAGCCGTGCACGTTCGTCCGCCTCACCGCCTGCGATCTCCGCTGTACCTGGTGCGACACCGTGTACGCGTTCACCGAAGGGCGCAAGCAGTTGCTCGACGACATTCTCGCCGAGGTCCGGCAACTCGGGGTGCCACTCGTCGAGATCACCGGCGGCGAACCCCTGCTCCAGAAGAACGTTCTGCCGCTGATGCAGCGCCTGCTGGACGAGGCGCACACGGTCCTGCTCGAGACCGGTGGCCACGTCTCCATCGCCGACGTTCCGGTGGGAGTCCACCGCATCGTCGACGTGAAGTGTCCCGGTAGCGGCGAGTCCGGCCGCATGCACTGGGCCAATCTCGATCTGCTCACGCCGCGCGACGAGGTGAAGTTCGTGATCGCGGATCGCGACGACTTCGAGTATGCCCGTGAGGTCACGGCCACCCACGACCTCGCGCACCGGTGCGGTGCGGTCCATTTCTCTCCGGCCTGGAACCGCGTGGCGCCGGCCGACCTCGCGGCGTGGATCCTCGAGTCCAGGCTGCCGGTACGCCTGCAGTTGCAGCAGCACAAGTACATCTGGGAACCCGCCGCGCGCCGCGTATGA
- a CDS encoding succinate dehydrogenase/fumarate reductase iron-sulfur subunit — MAKATFRLWRGGTHQPGAFVDYATEVSEGMVVLDAVHRIQAEQAPDLACRWNCKAGKCGSCSAEINGRPKLMCMTRLNTLDLAEPVTVEPMRAFPLLKDLVTDVSINFRIKPGIRKFAPRTPDAADGTWRMAQRDVDRVQEFRKCIECYLCQDVCHVIRDHAKHEDGFIGPRFLVYAAALEMHPLDTGDRLGDLKDRHGLGYCNITKCCTTVCPEHIHITDNAIIPLKERVVDRYYDPVTRLLRMFRG, encoded by the coding sequence ATGGCCAAGGCAACCTTCCGACTCTGGCGAGGTGGCACCCACCAGCCCGGGGCGTTCGTGGACTACGCCACGGAGGTCTCCGAGGGCATGGTCGTACTCGACGCCGTTCACCGCATCCAGGCCGAGCAGGCGCCCGACCTTGCGTGCCGGTGGAACTGCAAGGCCGGCAAGTGCGGCTCGTGCTCGGCCGAGATCAACGGCCGGCCGAAGTTGATGTGCATGACCCGGCTGAACACCCTCGATCTCGCCGAGCCGGTCACCGTCGAGCCGATGCGCGCCTTCCCGCTGCTCAAGGACCTGGTGACCGACGTCTCGATCAACTTCCGGATCAAGCCGGGCATCCGGAAGTTCGCCCCGAGAACGCCGGATGCCGCCGACGGCACGTGGCGCATGGCCCAGCGCGACGTCGATCGCGTCCAGGAATTCCGCAAGTGCATCGAGTGTTATCTGTGCCAGGACGTGTGTCACGTGATCCGCGATCACGCCAAGCACGAGGACGGCTTCATCGGCCCGCGCTTCCTCGTGTACGCCGCGGCGCTGGAGATGCACCCGCTCGACACCGGCGACCGGCTCGGTGACCTGAAGGATCGCCACGGGCTCGGCTACTGCAACATCACCAAGTGCTGCACGACCGTGTGCCCGGAGCACATCCACATCACCGACAACGCGATCATCCCGCTCAAGGAGCGTGTGGTCGATCGCTACTACGATCCCGTGACCCGTCTGCTGAGGATGTTCAGGGGTTGA
- a CDS encoding RNA polymerase sigma factor, producing the protein MSTRDHAPGQAQVRDDSYRDAIDRFGPALDRLARAYEADPETRRDLIQDIHFAIWRSFGSYDGRCSPRTWIYRVAHNTATSHITRAFRVRQQRFVTLDELSVEPAVREPSADEALDHRRTLERLYALIRQLDPIDRQVIVSYLEGIEAAGIAEIVGTSPGAIGMKVHRIKRVLALQFNERSRS; encoded by the coding sequence GTGAGCACACGCGACCACGCGCCGGGACAGGCCCAGGTGCGAGATGACAGCTACAGGGACGCCATCGATCGATTCGGACCGGCGCTCGACCGGCTGGCGCGCGCGTACGAGGCTGATCCCGAGACCCGGCGGGACCTGATCCAGGACATTCACTTCGCGATCTGGCGCAGCTTTGGCAGCTACGACGGGCGATGTTCGCCGCGTACGTGGATCTACCGCGTGGCACACAACACGGCCACGTCGCACATCACCCGCGCATTCCGCGTTCGCCAGCAGCGGTTCGTGACACTGGACGAACTATCGGTCGAACCCGCCGTCCGCGAACCGTCGGCCGATGAGGCCCTCGACCACCGTCGGACCCTGGAGCGGCTGTATGCGCTCATCCGGCAACTCGATCCCATCGACCGGCAGGTCATCGTCTCGTACCTCGAGGGGATCGAGGCGGCCGGGATCGCCGAGATCGTCGGCACGTCGCCCGGCGCAATCGGCATGAAGGTGCACCGCATCAAGCGTGTGCTGGCACTGCAGTTCAACGAAAGGAGCCGCTCATGA
- a CDS encoding DUF72 domain-containing protein, translated as MAERVPLIQVGTSGWHYPQGRGAWTRIVYPPPRARGGVDELTWYADRFRTVEVNASFYRDLSPDLTAKWVVRTPPGFEFAVKLHQQFTHPRMHAPSTRDLAPVPDPSPTALAASMDALAPLRGAGRLGPLLAQFPPSFQATPEALAYLSWLAEAVQGVPLAVELRHRSWSDARRETLALLDAAGAAWVLIDEPKFRSSVWQSPGVFVEELRDRPWAYVRLHGRNAAQWWDHEAAEDRYNYLYRPEELEPFVDVAAAAAALGKKLYLYANNHFAGNAVANAAQIRARIGDPVKAPFPRTFLDRFPHLEGIVRTEGLF; from the coding sequence ATGGCCGAGCGCGTCCCGCTGATCCAGGTCGGCACCTCCGGTTGGCACTATCCGCAGGGCCGCGGTGCGTGGACCCGCATCGTCTATCCGCCACCCAGGGCGCGGGGCGGCGTGGACGAACTCACCTGGTACGCGGATCGGTTCCGCACGGTGGAGGTGAACGCGTCGTTCTATCGCGACCTGTCGCCGGACCTGACCGCGAAGTGGGTGGTGAGGACCCCACCGGGATTCGAATTCGCGGTCAAGCTGCATCAGCAGTTCACCCACCCGCGGATGCATGCGCCGTCGACGCGCGATCTCGCGCCAGTACCGGATCCCTCGCCCACCGCGCTGGCAGCCTCAATGGATGCGCTGGCGCCGCTGCGCGGTGCCGGCCGGCTCGGACCACTCCTCGCGCAATTCCCCCCGAGCTTCCAGGCCACGCCCGAGGCGCTGGCATACCTGTCGTGGCTGGCCGAGGCGGTGCAGGGTGTCCCCCTTGCCGTGGAGCTTCGTCACAGGAGCTGGAGCGATGCCAGGCGCGAGACGCTCGCCCTGCTCGATGCCGCGGGCGCGGCGTGGGTGCTGATCGATGAGCCGAAGTTCCGCTCGTCCGTGTGGCAGTCGCCCGGCGTGTTCGTCGAAGAACTGCGCGATCGCCCCTGGGCGTATGTGCGGTTGCATGGACGCAACGCCGCACAGTGGTGGGATCACGAGGCGGCCGAGGATCGATACAACTACCTGTATCGGCCCGAGGAACTCGAACCGTTCGTGGACGTCGCCGCGGCGGCGGCGGCGCTTGGCAAGAAGCTGTACCTCTACGCGAACAACCATTTCGCCGGCAATGCCGTCGCCAACGCCGCCCAGATCCGGGCGCGTATCGGCGATCCCGTCAAGGCTCCGTTCCCGCGCACCTTCCTCGACCGCTTCCCGCATCTCGAGGGCATTGTGAGGACGGAAGGGCTGTTCTAA
- a CDS encoding GNAT family N-acetyltransferase — translation MTPPSRDALRRPGTTTFAVTDADVASAFPVMRQLRTQLEEATFVERVRAAERLGLRLVLHVVDGRVAAVAGFRLLEQLKNGLVLYVDDLVTDEAERSRGHGDALLHWLIAYARQQGCAAFELDSGVQRHGAHRFYLRHRMRISSHHFALDLD, via the coding sequence ATGACGCCACCTTCGCGCGACGCGCTTCGGCGCCCAGGGACGACCACCTTCGCGGTGACCGATGCCGATGTCGCGTCGGCCTTCCCGGTGATGCGTCAGCTGCGCACGCAGCTCGAGGAGGCCACGTTCGTGGAGCGGGTGCGTGCAGCCGAGCGCCTTGGGCTCCGGCTCGTGCTGCACGTGGTGGATGGACGGGTCGCTGCCGTGGCCGGCTTCCGCCTGCTCGAGCAGTTGAAGAACGGCCTGGTCCTCTACGTCGATGATCTGGTCACCGACGAGGCGGAGCGCTCGCGGGGACACGGCGATGCGCTGCTGCACTGGCTGATCGCCTACGCACGGCAACAGGGCTGCGCCGCCTTCGAACTCGACTCCGGCGTCCAGCGGCACGGTGCGCACCGCTTCTATCTCCGTCATCGCATGCGCATCAGTTCGCACCACTTCGCCCTTGATCTCGACTAA
- a CDS encoding succinate dehydrogenase, with amino-acid sequence MQVVPAIDVRSGFGQTRRRDAWWRAPLVVFLVLSTFVVYATWAAFQNAHYTFGPYLSPFYSPEIFGSSPHSWLGSRPAWWPGFVPFSPALIILPFPGLFRFTCYYYRGAYYKSFWADPPACAVGEPRTRYRGEHSFPLILQNAHRFFMWVAIVFIALLAYDVWAAMWFTDPATGQARFGIGVGTVVLAVNVVLLACYTWGCHVLRHVVGGRLDEVSKKPVCDYAYACVSGLNGRHQLFAWCSLVSVMSADLYVRLCSMGVITDLRLF; translated from the coding sequence ATGCAGGTTGTTCCGGCGATTGATGTTCGATCGGGATTCGGTCAAACGAGACGGCGCGATGCGTGGTGGCGCGCGCCACTGGTCGTGTTCCTCGTCCTGTCGACCTTCGTGGTGTATGCGACCTGGGCCGCTTTCCAGAACGCGCATTACACCTTCGGCCCGTACCTGTCTCCGTTCTATTCACCGGAGATCTTCGGCTCCTCGCCGCACAGTTGGCTGGGGTCGCGGCCGGCCTGGTGGCCCGGCTTCGTGCCCTTCTCGCCAGCCCTGATCATCCTGCCATTTCCCGGCCTCTTCCGCTTCACCTGCTACTACTACCGGGGCGCCTACTACAAGTCCTTCTGGGCGGATCCGCCCGCCTGTGCTGTCGGCGAACCGCGCACGCGCTACCGGGGCGAGCACTCCTTTCCGCTGATCCTGCAGAACGCCCACCGTTTCTTCATGTGGGTGGCGATCGTCTTCATTGCCCTCCTGGCGTACGACGTGTGGGCCGCGATGTGGTTCACCGATCCGGCAACCGGACAGGCACGCTTCGGCATCGGCGTCGGCACGGTCGTGCTCGCGGTGAACGTCGTGCTGCTCGCGTGCTACACCTGGGGCTGCCACGTGTTGCGGCACGTCGTTGGCGGCAGGCTCGACGAAGTGTCGAAGAAGCCGGTGTGCGATTACGCATACGCGTGTGTGAGCGGCCTGAATGGCCGTCATCAACTCTTTGCCTGGTGCAGCCTCGTGTCCGTGATGTCGGCCGATCTCTACGTGCGCCTCTGCTCGATGGGCGTGATCACCGACCTGAGGCTGTTCTGA
- a CDS encoding fumarate reductase/succinate dehydrogenase flavoprotein subunit: MGAPHTYSYDVLIVGAGGAGLRAAIEAASAGVSVGLICKSLLGKAHTVMAEGGMAAAMGHNDDRDNWQVHFADTMRGGQYVNNWRMAELHAREAPDRVRELEAWGAVFDRTPDGRINQRNFGGHRYPRLAHVGDRTGLELIRTLQDHTIHLGVTVHMEYTVIDLLLDDGQVSGVLAYDRERGRFYAFAAKAVVLATGGVGRAFKITSNSWEGTGDGHALAYRAGAELIDMEFVQFHPTGMVWPPSVKGILVTEGVRGEGGVLKNSEGRRFMFDDIPENYRPQTASDAEEGWRYTQGDKSARRPPELLTRDHVARCIRREVRAGRGSPHGGVFLDIAWIKEKLPGAADHIRRKLPSMYHQFKELADLDITREPMEVGPTTHYIMGGIRVDADTQASTIPGLFAAGECAAGINGANRLGGNSLSDLIVFGKRAGEYAAAHARSRVAPRLDEQAIAEATGAALAPFERGGSGENPYTVQQDLQETMQDLVGIVRVETEMQDALTRLDALNARAARSGVEGHREYHTGWHACLDLRNLLTVSEAITRSALERRESRGGHFRDDYPEKSAEYGAFNIAVHRDPGGTMHVARRPIPAMPAELTSIVEDQKQ, encoded by the coding sequence ATGGGCGCGCCGCACACGTATAGCTACGACGTGCTGATCGTGGGCGCCGGGGGCGCGGGCCTGCGAGCCGCGATCGAAGCCGCCTCGGCTGGCGTCTCGGTCGGCCTCATCTGCAAGTCCCTGCTCGGCAAGGCCCACACGGTGATGGCCGAGGGCGGCATGGCCGCCGCGATGGGCCACAACGACGACCGCGACAACTGGCAGGTGCATTTCGCCGACACGATGCGAGGTGGCCAGTACGTCAACAACTGGCGGATGGCTGAACTCCACGCGCGTGAGGCGCCCGACCGCGTCCGCGAACTGGAGGCGTGGGGCGCCGTGTTCGATCGCACCCCCGACGGCCGCATCAACCAACGCAACTTCGGCGGCCACCGTTACCCGCGCCTCGCGCATGTCGGCGATCGCACTGGCCTGGAACTGATTCGCACGCTGCAGGACCACACGATCCATCTGGGCGTCACGGTCCACATGGAATACACGGTCATCGATCTGCTGCTCGACGATGGGCAGGTGTCGGGCGTGCTGGCCTACGACCGCGAACGTGGGCGTTTTTACGCGTTTGCGGCCAAGGCCGTGGTCCTGGCCACGGGTGGCGTCGGCCGTGCCTTCAAGATCACGAGCAACAGCTGGGAGGGCACGGGCGACGGCCACGCCCTCGCGTACCGCGCAGGAGCCGAGCTCATCGACATGGAGTTCGTGCAGTTCCACCCGACCGGGATGGTGTGGCCGCCGTCGGTGAAGGGCATCCTCGTCACGGAAGGCGTGCGCGGAGAAGGGGGCGTCCTCAAGAACAGCGAGGGTCGCCGCTTCATGTTCGATGACATCCCGGAGAACTACCGGCCGCAAACCGCCTCCGATGCCGAGGAGGGCTGGCGGTATACGCAGGGGGACAAGTCCGCACGGCGACCACCTGAACTCCTGACGCGTGACCATGTCGCGCGCTGCATCAGACGCGAGGTCAGGGCCGGCCGCGGCAGCCCGCACGGCGGCGTGTTTCTCGACATCGCGTGGATCAAGGAGAAGCTGCCAGGCGCAGCCGATCACATCAGGCGGAAGCTGCCGAGCATGTACCACCAGTTCAAGGAACTGGCCGACCTCGACATCACCCGGGAGCCGATGGAAGTCGGTCCGACGACCCACTACATCATGGGCGGCATTCGCGTCGACGCCGACACACAGGCGTCCACGATTCCGGGACTCTTCGCGGCCGGCGAATGCGCCGCCGGCATCAACGGCGCCAACCGTCTCGGCGGCAACTCGCTCTCGGACCTCATCGTCTTCGGCAAGCGTGCTGGCGAATACGCCGCGGCCCACGCCCGCAGCCGGGTCGCACCGCGCCTCGACGAGCAGGCGATCGCGGAGGCCACCGGCGCCGCCCTCGCGCCGTTCGAACGCGGTGGAAGTGGAGAGAACCCCTACACGGTGCAGCAGGACCTGCAGGAGACGATGCAGGATCTGGTGGGCATCGTGCGCGTGGAAACCGAGATGCAGGACGCGCTGACCCGGCTCGATGCGCTCAACGCCCGCGCGGCGCGTTCGGGCGTCGAGGGGCATCGCGAGTACCACACCGGCTGGCACGCGTGCCTCGATCTGCGCAATTTGCTCACGGTCTCCGAGGCCATCACGCGTTCGGCGCTCGAGCGACGCGAGAGCCGCGGCGGGCACTTCCGTGACGACTACCCCGAGAAGAGCGCGGAATATGGCGCCTTCAACATTGCCGTGCATCGCGATCCCGGCGGCACGATGCACGTCGCCAGGCGGCCCATTCCGGCGATGCCGGCCGAACTGACCAGCATCGTCGAGGATCAGAAACAGTAA